A section of the Phacochoerus africanus isolate WHEZ1 chromosome 4, ROS_Pafr_v1, whole genome shotgun sequence genome encodes:
- the LOC125125568 gene encoding olfactory receptor 7A17-like, with product MERENDTRISEFYLLGLSKEAALQPLIFGLFFSMYLITVFGNLLIILAISLDSQLQTPMYFFLSNLSFVDICFISTTIPKMLQNIWTQSKVITYEGCIIQMYFFILFAGLDILLLTVMAYDRFVAICHPLHYTVIMKPLLCGLLVLASWIMSALNSLLQSIMVLCLSFCTDLEIPHFFCEVNQVVQLACSDTSLNDTVMYFATGVYAGASLTGILYSYSKIVSSIRRISSVQGKYKAFSTCASHLSVVSLFYCTSLGVYLSSSATHSSHSSAVASVMYTVVTPMLNPFIYSLRNKDIKRALRRTIGMAAV from the coding sequence ATGGAACGAGAGAATGATACACGAATTTCAGAATTTTATCTTCTGGGATTGTCAAAGGAAGCAGCATTGCAGCCTCTCATTTTTGGGCTTTTCTTCTCCATGTACCTGATCACTGTGTTTggaaacctgctcatcatcctggccaTCAGCCTAGACTCCCAACTCCaaacacccatgtacttcttcctctccaacttGTCCTTTGTGGACATCTGTTTCATCTCCACCACCATCCCAAAGATGCTACAGAACATCTGGACTCAGAGCAAAGTTATCACCTATGAAGGTTGCATCatccaaatgtattttttcatactctttgCAGGATTGGATATCCTCCTCCtgactgtgatggcctatgaccgctttgtggccatctgccaccccctACACTACACAGTCATCATGAAACCCTTGCTCTGTGGACTGCTGGTCCTGGCATCCTGGATCATGAGTGCCCTGAATTCCTTATTACAAAGCATAATGGTGTTGTGTCTATCCTTCTGTACAGACTTGGAAATCCCCCACTTTTTCTGTGAAGTTAATCAGGTGGTCCAACTTGCCTGTTCTGACACCTCTCTTAATGACACAGTGATGTATTTTGCAACTGGAGTGTATGCTGGAGCTTCCCTCACTGGAATTCTTTACTCATATTCTAAGATAGTTTCCTCCATACGAAGAATCTCATCAGTGCAAGGAAAGTATAAAGCATTTTCCACCTGTGCATCTCACCTCTCAGTTGTCTCCTTATTTTATTGTACAAGTCTAGGAGTGTACCTCAGCTCTTCTGCTACCCACAGCTCACACTCAAGTGCAGTCGCCTCGGTGATGTACACTGTGGTCacacccatgctgaaccccttcatctacagtctgaggaacaAAGACATAAAGAGGGCTCTGAGAAGAACCATTGGGATGGCAGCTGTATAA